Proteins from a genomic interval of Quercus robur chromosome 9, dhQueRobu3.1, whole genome shotgun sequence:
- the LOC126698629 gene encoding uncharacterized protein LOC126698629 isoform X1, with the protein MDKKEDAEVQEENSASPVWVLQHLSEQVVRVAGDALHNVYPVSPNIQPLRPEPGLGQGHRRSQSDVVPKFNGRTNSFQRLKTRMQKAWKWGSNSQEEGNWRSFNPEVLANQKRQWYQLHSKSLDLTKYKEPTSLFEHFIVVGLHPDANLEIVEDAFAKRKKWQLQMANSEILEYKKLQHRAPSIPTLEPQILFRYPPGKRLAIRLKDLAAFCFPGGVEARLLERTPSLSELNELIYGQEHLGRDDLAFIFSLKVAGNATLYGVCLHVPEIVQRSPGILGTSSPLSHSSGGYKRFLVSAPRCYCLLTRLPFFELHYEMLNSIIAQERLNRITQFVSELALNAYVPSVTKVHDQMNGNVDSPERESLSDWMASAIPVDSALALTAAAAGISHDDFISPSSLKIWEPHSPESVTTSEASDFSQVKETDKDSSKNSQNFEECTFEASETCSQPSERMCGCFENDQISPEVRTSFTSRNLALGHLGSSESLFSPVRSMESEDYDDEIFANCDKAFGDDLIMEWAKENKNDLLQIVCGYHALSLPPRGSELLFQPLEHLQAIVYMRPPLAALGFHENNLDSLEVAEVDAKLAAAEEAFALSIWTTATICRALSLESVLSLVAGVLLEKQVLVVCPNLGVLSAVVLSLVPLIRPFQWQSLLLPVLPGRMLDFLDAPVPYIVGIQYKPVDLKMKASNVVHVNVLKDEVKMCHLPALPRHKELVSELGPIHARLSRESSIAKRHPVYRCSDVQAEAAAEFLNVMRCYLESLCSDLKSHAITCVQSNNDRVSLLLKDSFIDSFPSRDRPFMKQFVDTQLFSVLSDTHLSSFENGYS; encoded by the exons atggaTAAAAAGGAAGATGCAGAAGTGCAAGAAGAGAATTCGGCATCACCAGTTTGGGTGTTGCAGCATTTATCTGAGCAGGTGGTTAGAGTGGCCGGTGATGCACTGCATAATGTGTACCCAGTTAGTCCGAACATCCAACCATTGAGGCCGGAGCCGGGGCTGGGGCAAGGACACAGACGCAGTCAGAGTGATGTTGTACCAAAATTTAATGGTCGTACTAATAGCTTTCAGAGATTGAAGACGCGGATGCAGAAGGCTTGGAAATGGGGTAGCAATTCTCAGGAAGAAGGTAATTGGCGGAGTTTCAATCCTGAGGTCTTGGCAAACCAAAAACGCCAGTGGTATCAGCTTCACTCAAAATCTCTG GACCTCACTAAATACAAGGAGCCTACCTCACTCTTTGAACACTTTATTGTTGTGGGGCTTCATCCAGATGCTAATCTTGAGATTGTGGAGGATGCATTTGCTAAAAGGAAGAAATGGCAGTTACAAATGGCAAATTCTGAAATATTAGAATATAAAAAGCTGCAGCATCGGGCGCCTTCAATTCCAACATTGGAACCTCAG ATACTTTTTAGATACCCTCCTGGAAAGAGGTTAGCCATTCGTCTGAAGGATCTAGCAGCCTTCTGTTTTCCTGGAGGTGTTGAG GCACGTTTGTTGGAGAGGACACCATCACTAAGTGAGCTAAATGAACTTATTTATGGACAG GAGCATTTAGGCAGAGATgatttagcatttattttttcacttaaG GTGGCAGGCAATGCAACACTTTATGGTGTTTGTTTACATGTTCCTGAAATTGTTCAAAGGTCACCTGGTATCTTAGGCACCTCATCACCTCTTTCTCATTCATCTGGAGGATACAAGCGTTTTTTGGTTTCTGCCCCTCGTTGCTATTGTTTGCTTACAAGACTTCCTTTCTTTGAGTTACACTATGAGATGTTGAACAG TATCATTGCTCAGGAGCGTCTGAATCGAATAACACAGTTTGTCAGTGAATTGGCTCTTAATGCTTATGTCCCTTCAGTAACCAAAGTACATGATCAAATGAATGGGAATGTTGACTCCCCTGAGAGGGAGTCTCTTAGTGATTGGATGGCTTCTGCCATACCTGTTGATAGTGCACTGGCCCTTACTGCTGCTGCTGCAGGAATTTCTCATGATGATTTCATCTCACCCTCGTCATTGAAGATATGGGAGCCTCACTCCCCTGAAAGTGTTACCACCAGTGAGGCTTCAGATTTTAGCCAAGTAAAGGAAACAGACAAAGATAGTAGTAAGAATtcacaaaattttgaagaatgtACTTTTGAGGCCTCAGAAACTTGTTCGCAACCTTCGGAAAGAATGTGTGGATGCTTTGAAAATGATCAAATTTCTCCAGAGGTCAGGACATCATTCACCTCTAGGAATCTTGCACTGGGGCATCTTGGGAGTTCTGAATCCCTATTCAG TCCAGTTAGAAGCATGGAATCAGAGGATTATGATGATGAAATTTTTGCGAATTGTGATAAAGCTTTTGGGGATGACCTAATAATGGAATGGGCCAAG GAGAATAAAAACGATTTGCTACAGATAGTTTGTGGATATCATGCTCTGTCTCTTCCCCCAAGAGGAAgtgaactacttttccagcctcTTGAGCATTTACAGGCTATTGTGTATATGCGGCCTCCACTTGCTGCCCTTGGCTTTCATGAAAATAATTTAGATTCCCTTGAAGTTGCTGAG GTTGATGCGAAGTTGGCAgctgctgaggaagcttttGCGCTATCCATATGGACAACTGCAACAATTTGTCGAGCGCTCTCCCTCGAAAGT GTTTTGTCATTGGTTGCAGGTGTATTATTGGAAAAACAAGTGCTGGTAGTGTGCCCAAATCTG GGTGTTCTATCAGCTGTAGTGTTATCCCTTGTTCCCTTGATTCGCCCATTCCAGTGGCAGAGTTTATTGCTTCCT GTTTTACCAGGCAGGATGCTTGATTTTCTTGATGCACCAGTTCCTTATATT GTTGGCATTCAATATAAACCAGTTGATTTGAAGATGAAAGCATCAAACGTTGTTCATGTTAACGTTCTCAAAGACGAG GTGAAAATGTGTCACCTGCCTGCACTTCCCCGGCATAAAGAGCTTGTTTCTGAACTGGGGCCAATCCATGCTAGATTGTCACGTGAAAGTTCGATTGCTAAAAGGCATCCTGTTTATAGGTGCAGCGATGTGCAG GCTGAAGCTGCAGCTGAGTTTTTGAATGTTATGAGATGCTACTTGGAGTCACTTTGTTCAGACCTGAAGTCTCATGCAATAACTTGTGTACAATCAAACAATGACAGG GTTTCTTTACTTCTTAAAGATAGCTTTATTGATTCCTTTCCTAGTAGGGACCGACCTTTTATGAAg CAATTTGTAGACACACAACTGTTCTCTGTTCTGTCAGACACTCATTTGTCCAGCTTTGAGAACGGGTACAGTTAA
- the LOC126698629 gene encoding uncharacterized protein LOC126698629 isoform X2, which produces MANSEILEYKKLQHRAPSIPTLEPQILFRYPPGKRLAIRLKDLAAFCFPGGVEARLLERTPSLSELNELIYGQEHLGRDDLAFIFSLKVAGNATLYGVCLHVPEIVQRSPGILGTSSPLSHSSGGYKRFLVSAPRCYCLLTRLPFFELHYEMLNSIIAQERLNRITQFVSELALNAYVPSVTKVHDQMNGNVDSPERESLSDWMASAIPVDSALALTAAAAGISHDDFISPSSLKIWEPHSPESVTTSEASDFSQVKETDKDSSKNSQNFEECTFEASETCSQPSERMCGCFENDQISPEVRTSFTSRNLALGHLGSSESLFSPVRSMESEDYDDEIFANCDKAFGDDLIMEWAKENKNDLLQIVCGYHALSLPPRGSELLFQPLEHLQAIVYMRPPLAALGFHENNLDSLEVAEVDAKLAAAEEAFALSIWTTATICRALSLESVLSLVAGVLLEKQVLVVCPNLGVLSAVVLSLVPLIRPFQWQSLLLPVLPGRMLDFLDAPVPYIVGIQYKPVDLKMKASNVVHVNVLKDEVKMCHLPALPRHKELVSELGPIHARLSRESSIAKRHPVYRCSDVQAEAAAEFLNVMRCYLESLCSDLKSHAITCVQSNNDRVSLLLKDSFIDSFPSRDRPFMKQFVDTQLFSVLSDTHLSSFENGYS; this is translated from the exons ATGGCAAATTCTGAAATATTAGAATATAAAAAGCTGCAGCATCGGGCGCCTTCAATTCCAACATTGGAACCTCAG ATACTTTTTAGATACCCTCCTGGAAAGAGGTTAGCCATTCGTCTGAAGGATCTAGCAGCCTTCTGTTTTCCTGGAGGTGTTGAG GCACGTTTGTTGGAGAGGACACCATCACTAAGTGAGCTAAATGAACTTATTTATGGACAG GAGCATTTAGGCAGAGATgatttagcatttattttttcacttaaG GTGGCAGGCAATGCAACACTTTATGGTGTTTGTTTACATGTTCCTGAAATTGTTCAAAGGTCACCTGGTATCTTAGGCACCTCATCACCTCTTTCTCATTCATCTGGAGGATACAAGCGTTTTTTGGTTTCTGCCCCTCGTTGCTATTGTTTGCTTACAAGACTTCCTTTCTTTGAGTTACACTATGAGATGTTGAACAG TATCATTGCTCAGGAGCGTCTGAATCGAATAACACAGTTTGTCAGTGAATTGGCTCTTAATGCTTATGTCCCTTCAGTAACCAAAGTACATGATCAAATGAATGGGAATGTTGACTCCCCTGAGAGGGAGTCTCTTAGTGATTGGATGGCTTCTGCCATACCTGTTGATAGTGCACTGGCCCTTACTGCTGCTGCTGCAGGAATTTCTCATGATGATTTCATCTCACCCTCGTCATTGAAGATATGGGAGCCTCACTCCCCTGAAAGTGTTACCACCAGTGAGGCTTCAGATTTTAGCCAAGTAAAGGAAACAGACAAAGATAGTAGTAAGAATtcacaaaattttgaagaatgtACTTTTGAGGCCTCAGAAACTTGTTCGCAACCTTCGGAAAGAATGTGTGGATGCTTTGAAAATGATCAAATTTCTCCAGAGGTCAGGACATCATTCACCTCTAGGAATCTTGCACTGGGGCATCTTGGGAGTTCTGAATCCCTATTCAG TCCAGTTAGAAGCATGGAATCAGAGGATTATGATGATGAAATTTTTGCGAATTGTGATAAAGCTTTTGGGGATGACCTAATAATGGAATGGGCCAAG GAGAATAAAAACGATTTGCTACAGATAGTTTGTGGATATCATGCTCTGTCTCTTCCCCCAAGAGGAAgtgaactacttttccagcctcTTGAGCATTTACAGGCTATTGTGTATATGCGGCCTCCACTTGCTGCCCTTGGCTTTCATGAAAATAATTTAGATTCCCTTGAAGTTGCTGAG GTTGATGCGAAGTTGGCAgctgctgaggaagcttttGCGCTATCCATATGGACAACTGCAACAATTTGTCGAGCGCTCTCCCTCGAAAGT GTTTTGTCATTGGTTGCAGGTGTATTATTGGAAAAACAAGTGCTGGTAGTGTGCCCAAATCTG GGTGTTCTATCAGCTGTAGTGTTATCCCTTGTTCCCTTGATTCGCCCATTCCAGTGGCAGAGTTTATTGCTTCCT GTTTTACCAGGCAGGATGCTTGATTTTCTTGATGCACCAGTTCCTTATATT GTTGGCATTCAATATAAACCAGTTGATTTGAAGATGAAAGCATCAAACGTTGTTCATGTTAACGTTCTCAAAGACGAG GTGAAAATGTGTCACCTGCCTGCACTTCCCCGGCATAAAGAGCTTGTTTCTGAACTGGGGCCAATCCATGCTAGATTGTCACGTGAAAGTTCGATTGCTAAAAGGCATCCTGTTTATAGGTGCAGCGATGTGCAG GCTGAAGCTGCAGCTGAGTTTTTGAATGTTATGAGATGCTACTTGGAGTCACTTTGTTCAGACCTGAAGTCTCATGCAATAACTTGTGTACAATCAAACAATGACAGG GTTTCTTTACTTCTTAAAGATAGCTTTATTGATTCCTTTCCTAGTAGGGACCGACCTTTTATGAAg CAATTTGTAGACACACAACTGTTCTCTGTTCTGTCAGACACTCATTTGTCCAGCTTTGAGAACGGGTACAGTTAA